In Deinococcus maricopensis DSM 21211, the sequence AGGCCGCCGCCGAGCACGCCGATGCTGCGGGCGCCGGGCGTCCTCATGGGAACAGGGCGTGCCCGCGCGCGAGGTGGTACACGAGCTGCACGCCGCTGGCCGCGCCGATCAGCCACGGGCTGATGATGCTGGCCGGGTACAGGCGCCGCGCGGTTGGGACGTCGGGCGTCTGCAGCAGCCGCAGGGCGAGCCCGCCCGCCACCAGCCACACGGCGGCGGCGCTCACGACGCTGAGCGGGAGCAGCAGCGCGCCCGCGAGCACGAACCACGCGCCCGCGTACTGCACGGCGCCGCGCACGCCGAGGCGCGTGGCGACGGTGCGGACGCCGGCGAGGCGGGCCACGTCGAGGTCCTGGATGGCGTCGAAGGCGTGCTTCCCGACCGAGTACGCCATGAGTGCGCCGAGGGCGTTCGCGTTCGGTGTGTGCCCGAGCGCCAGGGCGGGCACGGCGAGCGGCAGGGCGTACGCGACGTTGCTGAGCCCGTCAAGGAACGGGCGGGCCTTGAGGCGCGCGGGCGGTACGCTGTACGCCGCGAAGAGGGCGCCCGCGAGGAGCAGCACGCCCAGCGCGGCGGAGGGCAGCAGCAGCGCGAGCGCCACCAGGAACGGCCCGTTCAGCGCCGTGATCCAGCCGAGCAGCGGGCGCCGTTCCGCCACGAGCAGTTGCGCGCCCTGCACGCCGCCCTTGCGGGGGTTCGCGGCGTCCTCCGCGTGGTCCGCGAGGTCGTTGAGGCCGTAGATCAGCAGGTTGAACGGCAACGTCAGGTACGCGAGCAGCGTGAGCCACCATGCGGAGAACGTCCACAGGGTGCCGGTGAGCCACAGGCCCGTGACGGCCACGCCGAGCGTGTTGACCCACAGGGCGGGCCGGGCGATCAGCAGTAGGCGCGCGGGCGTCAGGGTGCGCCCGGTCGTCATTCGGCGTGCGCGAGGGTGCGGGCGCGCACGGCGAGGTCGTCCAGGCCTCGGTACGGGAGGTGCAGCAGGTCCGCGAGGCGTTCGGTGGGGAGGTTGCCGACGAGGGCGTCCCCGGCGAACGGGCAGCCACCGAGGCCGCCGAGCGCGCCCTCGAACCAGCGGATGCCGGCGTCTAGGGCGGCCTGCGCGAGGGCGGCGGCGCCGTCCGGGCGGGCGTGGAGGTGCACGCCGAGGCCGTCGGCGCCGAAGCGCGCGGTGGCGCGTGCGCTCAGGGCACGCACGAGGTCCGGGGTGGCGCGGCCGACGGTGTCCGCGAGGGCGACGTCCTGAATGCCGAGGTCGCGGACGCGCGCGACGGCGTCGAGGGTGGTGTCGGGCGTCCAGGGGTCTCCGTCGGGGTTGCCGAAGCCCATGCTGAGGTACACGACGAGGCGCTTCCTGGCGTCGCGGGCGCCTGCAGCCAGGTCCGCGAGGAGCGGCCAGGACTCCTCGACGGTGCGGCCGGTGTTGCGCACCTGGAAGGCGTCGCTGACGCTCAGGGGGTAGCCGACGCTGGTGACGCGCGCCTGCGTGGCAGCGCGTTCCAGGCCGCGGGCGTTCGCGATGATGCACAGGTAGTCGCGGCCGGCCGGGTCCGGGAGTTCCGCGAGGACCGCTTCGGTGTCCGCGAGTTGCGGGATGGCGCGGGCACTCACGAACGACCCGAGGTCGAGGTGCGTGAAGCCGGCGTCCAGCAGGGCGTGCAGGTGCTCGATTTTCGCGGCGGTGGGGATGGTGGTGTGCAGGCCCTGCCAGGAGTCGCGGGGGCATTCCACGTACGTGACGGGCGGCGTGGCGGTCATGACGTGAGTATACGGACGGTCCGGCCCGCCCGGGTGGGGCGCTGGGCGTTCAGACGTTGTACACGCGCGGGCAGTTGCGGCAATCCTTACGGTGTCGGACGAACAGGCGTGGCCGAATGAGGCATGATCGCGGCGGCGAGTTTCCCCCCATGCCATAGTGTGGTTCCGCAGGGTCGGCGCGGCCCGGCGCGGTTCGCGGCGATCCACGCCCTGTTCATCAAACATTCCACACGCGCAGGGGGCGTCATGTCCAACGTGTCCAACAACGCCACCGGCCTGTATACCACCAGTGAGGTGGAGGCCCGCACCGGCGTGCCTGCCACGACGCTGCGTCAGTGGGAACGGCGCTACGGCCTGCCGAACCCCACGCGCAGCGCCAGCGGGTACCGCCTGTACAGCGAGCACGACCTGCAACTGATCGAGTTCATGCAGTTGCAGCTCGCGCGAGGCATCACGATCAGCCGCGCCGCGGAACTCGCGCGCGCGCGGCCCGAGGAGCTGCCGGCGCAGCCGGCCACGGTGTCGCTGGCGGCAGAACTGTGCGCGGCACTGATGCGCGCCGACCACACGCGCGCCGGGGAGATCCTGAGCCGCGCGCACGCGCACCTGAGCGTGGAGCGCGTGCTGATGGAGGT encodes:
- a CDS encoding UbiA family prenyltransferase, which codes for MTTGRTLTPARLLLIARPALWVNTLGVAVTGLWLTGTLWTFSAWWLTLLAYLTLPFNLLIYGLNDLADHAEDAANPRKGGVQGAQLLVAERRPLLGWITALNGPFLVALALLLPSAALGVLLLAGALFAAYSVPPARLKARPFLDGLSNVAYALPLAVPALALGHTPNANALGALMAYSVGKHAFDAIQDLDVARLAGVRTVATRLGVRGAVQYAGAWFVLAGALLLPLSVVSAAAVWLVAGGLALRLLQTPDVPTARRLYPASIISPWLIGAASGVQLVYHLARGHALFP
- a CDS encoding hydroxymethylglutaryl-CoA lyase; this translates as MTATPPVTYVECPRDSWQGLHTTIPTAAKIEHLHALLDAGFTHLDLGSFVSARAIPQLADTEAVLAELPDPAGRDYLCIIANARGLERAATQARVTSVGYPLSVSDAFQVRNTGRTVEESWPLLADLAAGARDARKRLVVYLSMGFGNPDGDPWTPDTTLDAVARVRDLGIQDVALADTVGRATPDLVRALSARATARFGADGLGVHLHARPDGAAALAQAALDAGIRWFEGALGGLGGCPFAGDALVGNLPTERLADLLHLPYRGLDDLAVRARTLAHAE